A stretch of Campylobacter showae DNA encodes these proteins:
- a CDS encoding flagellar basal body P-ring protein FlgI — protein MKLAACLLSLAISTFAAQIKDIANVVGVRENQLIGYGLVVGLNGSGDGSSSEFTIQSLSNMLQSVNVKIKPDDIKSKNTAAVMVIAKLPPFARQGDKLDVVISSIGDAKSLQGGTLLMTPLKGVDGDIYALAQGSLTIGGKTASRGGGSKGGNHVTAGTIPSGAIVEREIAYDIYNQEAIFLSLKESNFDTASNIQRAVNLNIGGDSAVAVDSRTIRIAKPNGVNMVDFVARVLNLDVDYKALDKIVIDERTGTIVSGINITVDPVVITHGDITIKIEPSSYGDMAANGQTIDLQDGAAVDPLTNMLKISGEKTTVASVARALSKMGATPSDIIAIMENLKRVGAIHVNLEII, from the coding sequence ATGAAACTAGCGGCATGCTTGCTGAGCCTTGCCATATCGACTTTTGCGGCGCAGATAAAAGACATCGCAAACGTCGTTGGCGTGAGGGAAAATCAGCTGATCGGATACGGTCTGGTCGTCGGTCTAAACGGCTCTGGCGACGGCAGTAGCTCTGAGTTTACGATCCAGTCTCTTTCAAATATGCTTCAAAGCGTGAACGTAAAAATCAAGCCAGACGACATCAAATCAAAAAATACCGCCGCGGTAATGGTTATCGCAAAGCTGCCGCCGTTTGCTAGGCAGGGCGATAAGCTCGACGTCGTGATATCATCTATCGGCGATGCAAAGAGCCTTCAGGGCGGAACGCTTTTGATGACTCCGCTTAAGGGCGTGGACGGCGACATTTACGCTCTAGCTCAGGGCTCGCTAACTATAGGCGGCAAAACCGCATCTCGCGGAGGCGGAAGTAAAGGCGGCAACCACGTAACCGCGGGCACGATCCCAAGCGGCGCAATCGTGGAGCGCGAGATCGCGTACGATATCTATAATCAAGAAGCGATATTTTTAAGCTTAAAAGAGTCGAATTTCGACACCGCTTCAAATATACAAAGAGCGGTAAATTTAAATATAGGCGGCGATAGCGCCGTAGCGGTTGACTCCAGAACGATCAGGATCGCTAAGCCAAACGGAGTAAATATGGTTGATTTCGTAGCTAGGGTGTTAAATTTGGACGTGGATTATAAAGCGCTAGATAAGATCGTAATCGACGAGCGCACCGGCACGATAGTAAGCGGCATAAATATCACGGTCGATCCCGTCGTCATCACGCACGGCGACATCACGATAAAGATAGAACCTAGCTCGTATGGCGATATGGCTGCAAACGGGCAAACAATCGACTTGCAAGACGGCGCAGCGGTCGATCCGCTAACCAATATGCTAAAAATCAGCGGCGAAAAAACAACCGTAGCTAGCGTAGCAAGGGCGCTAAGTAAGATGGGCGCGACTCCTAGCGACATCATAGCGATCATGGAAAATCTAAAGCGTGTGGGCGCCATACATGTAAATTTGGAGATAATATAA
- the rsmD gene encoding 16S rRNA (guanine(966)-N(2))-methyltransferase RsmD: MKNLYATISSGKFKGKKLLLPSLQTTRSTKNIVKGSFFDSFRYELAGKIFIEAFGGSALMAAEALSNGAQKAYAIEIDKNAYKIALQNAKLIGDELEVVNGDTFEITPAIVAKQNLPVILYLDPPFDIRDGFADVYEKCVNLALNLPKDKIYLIAFEHASHLNLPENIGAFTLLKSKKFGNTSLSYYS; encoded by the coding sequence TTGAAAAATCTCTACGCGACTATCTCAAGCGGTAAATTTAAAGGTAAAAAGCTGCTTTTGCCCTCGCTTCAAACCACAAGGAGCACGAAAAACATTGTAAAAGGTTCGTTTTTCGACTCGTTTCGCTATGAGCTAGCGGGTAAAATTTTTATCGAGGCTTTTGGCGGTAGCGCGCTGATGGCCGCAGAAGCGCTAAGCAACGGCGCACAAAAGGCGTACGCGATAGAAATCGACAAAAACGCCTATAAGATCGCACTGCAAAACGCCAAGCTTATCGGCGACGAGCTTGAGGTCGTAAACGGAGATACTTTTGAGATAACGCCAGCTATCGTCGCGAAGCAAAATTTACCCGTTATCTTGTATCTTGATCCGCCTTTTGATATCAGAGACGGATTTGCGGACGTTTATGAAAAGTGCGTAAATTTGGCGCTAAATTTGCCTAAAGATAAAATTTACCTGATCGCTTTCGAGCATGCTAGCCACCTAAATTTACCAGAAAACATCGGCGCATTTACTCTTTTAAAATCTAAAAAATTCGGAAACACCTCGCTTAGTTACTATTCTTAA
- a CDS encoding FlaG family protein, which translates to MEIFKVASQPMANVATSSHAQSSTQTREVERTQIQQDATQNLTEQNNETLSKEVKEATEKLNKQMEDLGTSIRFGYNDKIGAMYVNVMEMKTGEVIRKIPTEQAMKLSEYFREAVGVLFDKES; encoded by the coding sequence ATGGAAATTTTCAAAGTAGCAAGCCAGCCGATGGCAAATGTAGCTACAAGCTCGCACGCACAAAGCTCTACGCAAACCAGAGAGGTCGAAAGGACGCAGATCCAGCAAGACGCAACCCAAAATTTAACCGAGCAAAATAACGAAACGCTAAGCAAAGAAGTAAAAGAAGCCACGGAAAAGCTAAATAAACAAATGGAAGATCTAGGCACTAGCATACGTTTTGGTTACAACGACAAAATAGGCGCGATGTACGTAAACGTCATGGAGATGAAAACCGGCGAAGTAATCCGCAAAATCCCGACCGAACAGGCAATGAAGCTAAGCGAATATTTTAGAGAGGCGGTCGGAGTTTTATTTGACAAGGAGAGCTAA
- the fliD gene encoding flagellar filament capping protein FliD gives MALGKVSSLGFGSQVLTQDVIDKLKAADEAGQIKPVTAKITANATKQKDLTALKTLIGTFRSSVSTLADDSSYQKRTTSSDGKSADISVSAGVAVQDIDIDVKQLAKKDVYQSTKFATSSSFIGKNGTFGIKVGDQTYKIEAKNSTTLEELADKINEVTNGAVSAKAMKVGGEDPYQLILQSKETGAENKVEITNVDSDGTALTGADDVLQKLGWDSANIANNKISTAQDAEFVYNGITIKRSGNEVKDLNLGMTIKLKDTGKTTFSVKEDTSAIKESMQSMVTAYNNLVNNLKVATDYDSDTKKSGTFQGVSEINTIKSTLNKILFGNQTYTKDNVTKTANLADYGLSLNKEGLLELDSSKLGKKLDEDLQSVQKIFAGGTTYGTAQVLSSKPVDSGALTIGGDDLVINGKKINLAATPASNSAKENALALLKAINDAGISGIQATLTANEDGISLKTTNGTAISIKGSGAALNAVGFSESTVTPKNTTVNGIFSSAKKTIDGLINSKNGSLTKYGQSLIEEKKTLDAEKEKTQKSLDAKYATMEERFLAYDKIISKLNSEFSSLKSMIEAEYNKK, from the coding sequence ATGGCACTAGGTAAAGTTTCTTCGCTTGGCTTTGGTAGCCAAGTTTTAACGCAAGACGTTATAGATAAGCTAAAAGCCGCCGACGAAGCGGGTCAGATAAAACCCGTAACCGCTAAAATCACGGCAAACGCGACAAAACAAAAAGATCTAACGGCTCTAAAAACGCTGATCGGCACCTTTCGATCCTCGGTTTCAACCCTAGCAGACGATAGCTCATATCAAAAAAGAACCACTAGCTCAGATGGAAAGAGCGCAGATATAAGCGTGAGTGCGGGCGTCGCGGTACAAGATATCGACATAGATGTTAAGCAACTAGCCAAAAAAGACGTTTATCAAAGCACTAAATTTGCCACCTCAAGCTCGTTTATCGGCAAAAACGGAACCTTTGGTATAAAAGTCGGAGACCAAACCTATAAAATCGAGGCTAAAAACTCCACTACGCTAGAAGAGCTAGCCGATAAGATCAACGAGGTCACAAACGGCGCCGTCTCGGCAAAAGCGATGAAGGTCGGCGGCGAAGATCCATATCAGCTTATATTGCAGTCCAAAGAAACCGGCGCAGAAAATAAAGTAGAGATAACAAATGTCGATAGTGACGGCACGGCCCTAACCGGTGCGGACGACGTTTTGCAAAAATTAGGCTGGGATAGCGCAAATATCGCAAACAACAAAATCTCAACGGCACAAGACGCCGAGTTCGTCTACAACGGCATTACGATAAAACGAAGCGGCAACGAGGTAAAAGATCTAAATTTAGGAATGACGATAAAACTAAAAGATACTGGTAAGACGACTTTTAGCGTCAAAGAGGACACGAGCGCGATAAAAGAAAGCATGCAAAGCATGGTAACGGCGTATAATAATCTCGTAAACAACCTAAAAGTCGCTACCGATTATGATTCGGACACTAAAAAATCGGGCACTTTCCAGGGCGTAAGCGAGATAAATACGATAAAATCGACGCTAAATAAAATTTTATTCGGCAATCAGACCTACACGAAAGATAACGTAACAAAGACGGCAAATTTAGCCGACTACGGTCTAAGTCTAAATAAAGAAGGCCTGCTAGAGCTAGATAGCTCAAAACTCGGCAAAAAACTAGATGAGGATTTGCAAAGCGTCCAAAAGATATTTGCCGGTGGCACCACCTATGGCACGGCTCAAGTTCTTAGCTCAAAACCGGTAGACAGCGGAGCGCTCACTATCGGCGGCGACGATCTCGTGATAAACGGGAAAAAGATAAATTTAGCCGCTACGCCTGCGTCAAATTCGGCAAAAGAAAACGCTCTAGCGCTACTAAAAGCTATAAACGACGCCGGGATATCGGGCATACAAGCGACTCTAACCGCAAACGAAGACGGCATATCGCTAAAAACTACAAACGGTACGGCGATAAGTATAAAGGGTTCTGGAGCGGCGCTAAACGCCGTGGGCTTTAGCGAATCAACCGTAACACCGAAAAATACGACCGTAAACGGCATCTTTTCCTCGGCGAAAAAGACTATAGACGGGCTAATCAACTCAAAAAACGGCTCTTTAACCAAATACGGACAAAGCCTGATCGAGGAGAAAAAAACGCTCGATGCCGAAAAAGAAAAGACGCAAAAGTCACTAGACGCAAAGTACGCCACGATGGAAGAGCGATTTTTGGCATACGACAAGATCATCAGCAAGTTAAATAGCGAATTTTCGTCGCTAAAATCGATGATCGAAGCCGAATATAACAAGAAATAA
- the fliS gene encoding flagellar export chaperone FliS, translating to MQYNTAHAAYSQNAVGGIESPTKLIEMLYEGVLRFIFRARKAMQDNDVEKKVYFINRTNAIFIELLNSLDYNQGSVAHYLSGLYTRQIQLLSMANINNDEQSLNEVVSVTKQLLEAWKETTGAGQADVAG from the coding sequence ATGCAATACAACACTGCACACGCGGCGTATTCGCAAAACGCGGTAGGCGGCATCGAGTCGCCTACTAAGCTCATCGAGATGCTTTACGAGGGCGTTTTGAGATTTATTTTTAGAGCTAGAAAAGCGATGCAAGATAACGACGTGGAGAAAAAAGTATATTTTATAAACCGCACGAACGCCATCTTTATCGAGCTTCTAAACTCATTAGACTACAACCAAGGTAGCGTCGCGCACTATCTAAGCGGACTTTATACGAGGCAGATCCAACTGCTGTCGATGGCAAATATAAACAACGACGAGCAGAGCCTAAACGAGGTCGTGAGCGTAACCAAACAGCTACTTGAAGCATGGAAAGAGACGACTGGCGCGGGGCAAGCCGATGTGGCTGGATGA
- a CDS encoding alkylphosphonate utilization protein — MPKDANGTELNAGDNVTLIKDLKVKGAGATLKRGTMVKNIKITDNDKEIEGRIDKMGVIVLKTEFLKKA; from the coding sequence ATGCCAAAAGACGCAAACGGTACCGAACTAAACGCCGGAGATAACGTAACTCTAATCAAAGACCTAAAAGTAAAAGGCGCGGGCGCTACGCTAAAGCGCGGAACTATGGTGAAAAATATAAAAATCACGGATAACGACAAAGAGATCGAAGGCAGAATCGATAAAATGGGCGTCATCGTGCTAAAAACGGAGTTTTTAAAGAAGGCTTAG
- a CDS encoding Sel1 repeat protein has protein sequence MLCEEAGLAYVRGYGVQQDQGTAAQFFLKACNANNVSACARIGVMARDMGNVDAARRY, from the coding sequence GTGCTTTGCGAGGAGGCGGGTCTGGCATACGTGAGAGGTTACGGCGTTCAGCAGGATCAGGGTACTGCCGCCCAGTTTTTCTTAAAAGCTTGTAATGCCAATAACGTATCCGCGTGCGCACGAATAGGCGTCATGGCTAGAGATATGGGTAATGTCGATGCTGCGCGGAGATACTAG
- a CDS encoding M20/M25/M40 family metallo-hydrolase, whose product MKQEELKQYLAELKELTNIESPTASIEGVNSVAKWFMNKAETLGLKHETVALGTDKVADCLLISNNPNAAKFDVLFVAHMDTVFPVGSVQNTPFTQNEGRVNALGVIDDKGGALLSLYVIKELDLSKINVALFLNSHEETGSNFAKEKIREYARKSKFCLVMEPAREDGSMVATRKGVMSYVIEFYGVGAHAGNHPELGRSALVEAANFVVELSKLTDFAAGHTFNSIITNGGTAQNVVPEFASVTCEMRYKFASSVEFFNKKLDEILSKGIVNGVTHKKILINEEAPMIDEQNLPRIKAIFDEVAKETGAKLSWVDAGGLSDGNITASAGCPTIDGLGPTGGNMHTKNEYMEVDSVVPKCNLVLDVIKKLV is encoded by the coding sequence ATGAAACAAGAGGAGCTAAAACAATACCTAGCCGAGCTAAAGGAGCTAACTAATATCGAGAGCCCGACGGCTAGCATAGAGGGTGTAAATAGCGTCGCAAAGTGGTTTATGAATAAGGCGGAGACGCTCGGTCTAAAACACGAAACGGTAGCGCTTGGCACCGATAAAGTCGCTGACTGCCTGCTCATCTCAAACAACCCGAACGCGGCTAAATTTGACGTACTTTTCGTCGCGCACATGGATACGGTTTTCCCCGTTGGTTCGGTGCAAAATACCCCTTTTACTCAGAACGAGGGTAGGGTAAACGCGCTAGGTGTCATCGACGACAAGGGCGGCGCACTGCTGTCGCTCTACGTCATCAAGGAGCTTGATCTGAGTAAAATCAACGTCGCTTTGTTTCTAAACTCGCACGAGGAGACGGGGTCAAATTTTGCCAAAGAAAAGATCCGCGAATACGCTAGAAAGTCTAAATTTTGCCTCGTGATGGAGCCTGCTCGCGAGGACGGCTCGATGGTGGCTACTAGAAAGGGCGTGATGTCTTACGTGATCGAGTTTTACGGCGTGGGCGCGCATGCTGGCAATCATCCCGAGCTCGGCCGTTCGGCGCTCGTAGAGGCGGCAAATTTCGTAGTCGAGCTATCAAAGCTGACCGATTTTGCGGCAGGACATACCTTTAACTCCATCATCACAAACGGCGGCACCGCGCAAAACGTCGTGCCCGAGTTTGCCAGCGTGACCTGCGAGATGAGGTATAAATTCGCCTCATCGGTCGAGTTTTTTAACAAAAAGCTGGACGAGATACTAAGCAAAGGCATCGTAAACGGCGTAACGCATAAAAAGATACTAATCAACGAAGAAGCGCCGATGATAGACGAGCAAAATTTGCCGAGGATCAAAGCGATCTTTGACGAAGTCGCCAAAGAAACGGGCGCGAAGTTGAGCTGGGTGGACGCTGGCGGTCTAAGCGACGGTAACATCACGGCCTCGGCAGGTTGCCCTACGATCGACGGACTGGGGCCTACGGGCGGAAATATGCACACTAAAAACGAATACATGGAAGTTGACTCTGTCGTGCCAAAATGCAATCTCGTGCTAGACGTCATCAAAAAGCTTGTTTAA
- a CDS encoding YjiG family protein: MSEQANNKLLTDVFVEGARKGWDIAVHNTIPNVLMAFVIIHILKVSGALDIIGKYLGFVMLPLGLPGESIAVIMAAFLSWGGSAGVLVALVQGGTLTAPDIAVLIPGMALVGSTVQYMGRVLGVLGIPGKHYLVLFGICILNAYLAMFVMSLIV, from the coding sequence ATGAGCGAGCAAGCTAATAATAAATTATTAACCGACGTTTTCGTAGAAGGCGCCAGGAAGGGCTGGGATATCGCCGTTCACAACACTATCCCAAACGTCCTTATGGCTTTTGTTATCATCCACATCTTAAAAGTCTCTGGCGCGCTTGACATCATAGGCAAGTATCTTGGTTTTGTTATGTTGCCGCTTGGACTTCCGGGCGAGTCGATAGCTGTGATCATGGCGGCGTTTCTTAGCTGGGGCGGGTCTGCCGGCGTGCTTGTGGCGCTGGTTCAGGGCGGCACTCTAACGGCTCCCGATATCGCCGTACTGATCCCCGGCATGGCGCTAGTAGGCTCTACGGTGCAGTATATGGGACGCGTACTGGGCGTGCTGGGAATTCCTGGCAAGCACTATTTGGTGCTATTTGGCATATGTATCCTAAACGCCTATCTAGCGATGTTTGTAATGAGTCTCATCGTATAA
- a CDS encoding nucleoside recognition domain-containing protein has product MQEANDGKKLAIGTVALILAIVFFGGFLKDVAGGIFDFGKLTGQFPEWLKTAGGTSAKGGFIFALSLVPAIMLALGFVAIFERYYALYAASRWLTPVLKPLIGIPGCCSISLIASTQSTDAGSSTAKFLRQDGKITHKELLIFAAFQFSAGAMITNFLASFAPLLLVADKNGALAPMSIAAGLGIILVFKVFGANLMRLYVKKFVKDGETEV; this is encoded by the coding sequence ATGCAAGAGGCAAACGACGGCAAAAAGCTAGCGATCGGCACCGTTGCCTTAATCCTAGCTATCGTCTTTTTCGGCGGTTTCTTAAAGGATGTCGCGGGCGGAATTTTTGATTTCGGTAAGCTAACCGGACAGTTTCCGGAGTGGCTTAAGACTGCAGGCGGCACTAGCGCAAAGGGCGGTTTTATATTTGCGCTTAGTCTGGTTCCTGCGATCATGCTAGCTCTAGGTTTCGTCGCGATATTTGAGAGATATTACGCGCTTTATGCGGCTTCGCGCTGGCTAACTCCCGTGTTAAAGCCTCTCATCGGCATCCCGGGCTGCTGCTCGATCTCGCTCATAGCTAGCACGCAAAGCACCGACGCGGGCAGCTCTACGGCGAAGTTTTTACGTCAAGACGGCAAGATCACGCACAAAGAGCTTTTGATATTTGCCGCGTTTCAGTTTAGCGCGGGCGCGATGATCACGAATTTCCTAGCGTCTTTTGCGCCGCTACTTTTGGTTGCGGACAAAAACGGAGCCCTAGCGCCTATGTCTATCGCGGCGGGCCTAGGAATTATTTTGGTGTTTAAGGTATTTGGAGCAAATTTGATGAGACTTTACGTTAAAAAATTCGTAAAAGACGGGGAGACTGAGGTATGA
- the truD gene encoding tRNA pseudouridine(13) synthase TruD, with amino-acid sequence MQETTIFKPLYALTHAPINAYFSKNSDDFVVREIPLYAFSGQGEHLIIEICKKDMTTQEALQALSEISGVKMRDFGYAGLKDKQGMTTQFISMPRKFEAMLANFSHEKMKILSLAAHDNKLRIGHLKGNSFFIRLKKVMPSEAAKLEQAVRNVGESGYPNYFGYQRFGKYGDNAQSGLELLKSGTVNGKKSKNPKLNDFLISAYQSDLFNRWLSKRVEISRFAQDFSLAELAQIYPYLDGAILKNLKSQKRFFKLIEGEVLGHYPHGKCFLCEDLDAEGARFDVRDITSCGLIAGAKAYEAQGAAKAVEDQIFAQANEFKAKMTGSRRFAWCYLEDASYKYNEEKAHFTINFTLQKGSYATVVLEEILHKNIFE; translated from the coding sequence ATGCAAGAAACCACCATTTTTAAGCCTCTTTACGCGCTCACTCACGCGCCCATTAACGCGTATTTTAGTAAAAACTCGGATGATTTTGTAGTGCGCGAGATCCCGCTTTACGCATTTAGCGGGCAGGGCGAGCACTTGATAATCGAAATTTGCAAAAAAGATATGACGACGCAGGAGGCCTTGCAAGCGCTTAGCGAAATAAGCGGCGTAAAGATGCGGGATTTTGGCTACGCGGGCCTAAAAGACAAGCAAGGTATGACGACGCAATTTATCTCGATGCCGCGTAAATTTGAGGCTATGCTAGCAAATTTTAGCCACGAAAAGATGAAAATTTTAAGCCTCGCTGCACATGATAATAAGCTTCGAATCGGGCATCTAAAAGGCAACAGCTTTTTTATCCGCCTAAAAAAAGTGATGCCTAGCGAAGCGGCTAAACTGGAACAAGCCGTGCGAAATGTGGGCGAGTCTGGATATCCAAACTACTTTGGTTATCAGCGTTTCGGCAAATACGGTGACAACGCGCAAAGCGGGCTGGAACTGCTAAAATCGGGCACCGTAAACGGCAAAAAGAGTAAAAATCCAAAGCTAAACGACTTTTTGATCTCGGCATATCAAAGCGATCTTTTTAACCGCTGGCTTAGCAAACGCGTGGAGATTTCGAGATTTGCACAGGATTTTAGCCTCGCTGAGCTAGCTCAAATTTACCCGTATCTTGACGGCGCGATTTTGAAAAATTTAAAATCGCAAAAGAGATTTTTTAAGCTGATAGAGGGCGAAGTTTTGGGGCATTATCCGCACGGCAAGTGCTTTTTATGCGAGGATTTGGACGCGGAGGGCGCGCGCTTTGACGTGAGAGATATCACTAGCTGCGGGCTGATCGCAGGCGCTAAGGCGTATGAAGCGCAGGGCGCGGCGAAGGCAGTAGAGGATCAAATTTTTGCGCAGGCAAATGAATTTAAAGCTAAAATGACGGGATCTAGGCGCTTTGCGTGGTGTTATTTGGAGGATGCGAGCTACAAATACAACGAGGAAAAAGCGCACTTTACGATAAATTTTACGCTACAAAAAGGAAGCTACGCGACAGTGGTGCTGGAGGAAATCTTGCACAAAAATATCTTTGAGTAG
- a CDS encoding thiamine-phosphate kinase — MDKERLIIDKFSNSFIGDDGAVVAHERGRWVYSKDLFCERTHFLAGWLSMEEIARKAMLVNLSDAVAMNAEPKFALIGLGLPKNTSAAQISALRKGFADVCDEYGVTIIGGDTIGSDKILLSVTIISRLRGKAVLRSGAKNGDLVAFTGELGGSLKGLRTLLNGGRISSNSRFKKPVLKDKFFYAAASKINAAMDVSDGLGADLAKLCAQSRCGAKFSKRLSKRELNSGEEYEILFTFSPKNRAKILSLARKTRTKITIFAKITKGKFKSNARNHHF, encoded by the coding sequence CCTAATAATCGATAAATTCAGCAACTCCTTCATCGGCGATGACGGCGCCGTCGTGGCGCATGAGCGCGGCCGGTGGGTGTATAGTAAGGACCTTTTTTGCGAGAGGACGCACTTTCTAGCAGGCTGGCTTAGCATGGAGGAGATCGCGCGCAAGGCGATGCTCGTAAATCTCTCCGACGCCGTCGCGATGAACGCCGAGCCTAAATTTGCGCTTATAGGACTTGGGCTACCCAAAAACACGAGCGCGGCGCAGATCTCGGCGCTACGCAAAGGATTTGCGGACGTTTGCGACGAGTACGGCGTGACTATCATCGGCGGCGACACGATCGGCAGCGATAAAATTTTGCTTAGCGTTACGATTATTTCACGCCTCCGAGGCAAGGCGGTTTTACGAAGCGGCGCGAAAAATGGCGATCTAGTCGCTTTTACGGGCGAGCTTGGAGGCAGTCTAAAGGGACTTAGGACGCTTCTAAACGGCGGACGGATCTCGTCAAATTCTCGCTTTAAAAAGCCTGTTTTAAAAGATAAATTTTTCTACGCCGCAGCAAGCAAGATAAACGCCGCCATGGACGTTTCAGACGGGCTTGGCGCAGATCTGGCCAAACTTTGCGCGCAGAGTCGTTGCGGGGCGAAATTTAGCAAGCGGCTAAGCAAACGCGAGCTAAATAGCGGCGAGGAATACGAGATTTTATTTACGTTTAGTCCGAAAAACCGCGCCAAAATCTTAAGCCTAGCTCGCAAAACCCGCACGAAAATCACGATCTTTGCCAAAATCACGAAAGGAAAATTTAAAAGCAATGCAAGAAACCACCATTTTTAA